The DNA sequence TAATGCTTGCAAACTAACACCTAGTACGAGCATGATTCCAACCATTGTTTGTTGCCATATCGCTGGGACGCCAAGCGGAACAAGCGAAGTTCTAATCAGCGAAATCAAAATAACGCCGAGAATGGTACCTCGAACGGAACCACGACCACCCGTAATAGCAGTACCTCCAAGCACTACCGCAGCAATCACATTTAGTTCTTGCCCAGTAAAAGCTGTGGGGTCAGCTGTTCCGGCTAGTGTAACGAATGTTATGCCGGCAATGCCAGCCAAGCCACCTGCAGCTACTGCGACCATAATCTTGACTAACTTAACTGGCACCGCTGCACGCTGAGCTGCTTCTTCACCACCACCTAGAGCAAAAATTGACCGTCCGGCAATAGTCCATCGCAAAAATGCCCATACAATAAAGACAATAGCCACAACCAATAGAATCAATACATTTAATCGAGTTGTGCCTCTTACAGCACCTGGTGCGGTAATGATATTTGTTGTTCGTAAAATTTCTAGTGGCTCAGGTAAATTGTTGATAATAACACCCCCGCCAAAAGCAAATAATGTCCCCATAAAGACAGCAGATGTTGCAAGGGTTGCAATAAGAGTGGATACCCGGGTACCAATGACAACCACAGCGTTTATTGCTCCCATCGCGCATCCAATAACACATGCGACGACGAAGGGTATAACTGCTAATGTAATATTTCCTTGTTCTGGAGTGAGTAATACTGCAAGATAAGCTGAAGTAATACCGATTGCAAGAAAAGATACATCAATTCCGCCAGTTAGTAATACCAAGAAAACTCCTAATGCGAAAACCACATTCACCATAGAGTCACGCAAAATATTGAATAGAGTTTCAACGGAAAAGAAACCAGGAACTTTCATGATCACTGAGCCAAGGATCATGATAATGAGAAAAACTAAGAGTAACTCCTGGTTGGCAACAATTTTATAAATGAAACTTGACTTTTGCCGAGTGCTTCTATGAATGTTTTTCTTCATTGTACGATCGCCTTTACTATCGTGTCTTCAGTCAGTGATTCGCCTTTTAATTCTTCGGTAATACGTCCGCTTCGAACGATAAGTGCTCTGTGACATGTCGAAACTAATTCAGGAACGTCGTCAGATATCACTAAAACACCCAGCCCTCGTAAGGACTGAGCACGTAGAACTGAAAGAATGTCAAACTTAGATCCCACATCCACGCCTACCGTCGGCCCATTGAGAATTAGAACTTTCGGTTCACCCAAAAGCCATTTTGCGAGCAAAACTCGTTGTGCATTGCCTCCCGACAAAGAACGTACTGGGTCTTCTAAGGAATCTAATTTAATTCTCAAATCACGAACAATATCCGTTTGAATTCGCCGTGCCTTTTTCGTTGAAATAATTCCCTTGCTTAATGCTTTTCCAAGGTGAGCAGATATGACGTTATCACCAATAGGCTGATCTAAAAATAGACCTTGTGTTAATCGATCCTCTGGAACATAACCAATACCGGCATTAACTGCATCAGCCATTGTATGGACTTTAACTTCTTTTCCACCGACAGAAATTGATCCTTGTTGCGCCGGATTTATCCCAGCAATTGCTTCGGCAATTTCCGTGCGACCAGAACCTAACAAACCAGATAGACCAACAATTTCGCCTTGCCGAATAGTAAAAGAAATATCTTCAAACAGTGGATCATTCCCCAGTTTGCGGACTTCCAACGCCACTGGTGCTTCCTCATCAATAACGCTTGCATTATCAATATTCGTTTGACTTCGGCCGGTCATCGTTTCTGCTAATGTTGCGTGAGTATATTCGCTAGGTCTCCCTTGGCCTACAACTTCGCCATTTCGCATGATCGTTACCCGATCAGAAATCGAGAAAACTTCTTGCATCTTATGACTAATAAATGCAAGAGCAACCCCATCATCACGCAGTTTTTCAACAGAGGCAAAAAGCGCATCAACTTCACGCCATGTCAAGGCCGTAGTGGGCTCATCCATCGCAATAAATCTTGCTGAATGCGCTAAGGCCCTTGCTACTGCACACAACTGCCGTTCAGCTACATTAAGATCACCAACTAGACTATAAAGATCTAATGAAACTCCCAGTCTTTCAAGTGCTTGTTCACCAATGTCTAAAGTTTCTTTGCGTCGCACTGTTTTCTGGCGATCGGCAAAATATCCTGGAAGCGCGATATTCTCTGCAACTGTCAAATTTGGCAATAACGAAAAGTCTTGATAAATAATGTCAAGTCCTAATCGATATGCTAAAGATGGATTGAGATGAGGATAGCTCTTGCCATCAATCACTATATGGCCAGCGGTAGGAGCGTGAGCTCCTGAGATAACTTTCATCAACGTGGATTTGCCACAGCCATTTTCTCCGGCAATACAATGAACTTCTCCGGGGTAGAAATCTACTGAAACACCGTTGAGGGCCTGTACTCCGCCAAAGCGCTTCACAACATCGACAGCAGAAACAAATGGTTGCGAATGATTTTGGGAAGGGAAAGAATTAGTAGTTGGGGCTTTAGACATGGTTTCCCTACTTTTTATAAAACTAAATTTTGTTGTCATAAAGGTATAAGCCACAAATAACACGAAAATGGGCCGTTCTCTCATGACATTGATAAATGTTCTGAAAGGATCCGCCGACACCGAATAAATACTAATCGGCGGATCCTTCCAATATTTTCGAGAAAGAAACTCAGATTTTAGAATGGAAAATTATCTACAGTTTCCTTCGTCGCTGAAAGACTTGCATCGCCATAGAACACAATTGGATTTTCTGTTGACTGGACAAGATTCGTGTAGCCTTCTACTCCTAAATCAGTTCCAGGTTCGAGAGTCTTACCTTCTGCTAAAAGTTGCCCTGCCTTCAAAATTGCTTTACCAGCAGCAGCCGGATCCCAGAAGTAGATTTCATCAATAGATCCATCTTCCAAACCCTTTTTGGATTGTGAGGGAACTCCAGTGCCATGAACACAAGTTTCATTTTGAAGACCTGCTTCAGCGATTGCTCGCCCTATGCCAATAACATCCTCTGAAGACCCTCCCTGAAAACCACGTAAGTTCGGATTAGCTTGAAGAAGCTGCTTAGTTTTCTTATAAGCTTCGTCTGCGTTATTATTCGATTCGACTTCTGTCCCTAAACGTGTCATCTTCGGGTATTGACGCTGTTGTTGATCATATCCTCCCTTAGCCCACTGCATGTGGCTTTCGGCAGTTAGCGTACCAACAAATTGAACATACTTGCCTTCATTTCCCATACACTTTGCTAGACCGTCCATAACGTTCGCGCCATAAGCAAAGTTATCAAAGGCTTCAATGTCTGCATCTGGAGTGGTCAGACCCGCTGCTTCTTGGGTAACCACCTTAATACCAGCACTTGTTGCTTGGCTAATAACGGTATTAAGAGCTTCTGGATCTGAAGGAATAATTCCGATTACAGCAGGCTTTTGAGCAATTAAGCCCTGAATCACACTGACTTGCTTTTCCGGGCTATTCGTATCAGGACCAGTTTGAAATGCAGTCTTTCCAGATTCTTTTGCAAACTCCTCTACACCAGTTTTCATGCGATCGAACCAGGCAATACCGGTGAGTTTGACAACGTTTACATAGTCACCTTCACTAGCTGCTGTCATATCGCCGTCCGCACTATCAGGGGGTTGACTGATCGGCAGTCGTCATACTGCATCCGGCCAAAACAAGCATAGTAGCGAAAGTTAAAGTGGAAAATTTTCGTAGTTTACGCATATTAAGTACCTCTTCCTTGAGTCTTAGCTATGACGTCGTTTACTACACACGCCATCGTGCCCCCTTGCACGATTTCGTGCAAGATAAGAAAAGTGTATTAATATTTGGTTAACTAACAAACACTTTTCGACAATTACTCTTTATTTAATCTGGAAGGTGCATTCTCGTGCGTCTCAGCTCTCGCCAGCGCAAAATTCTATCGCTACTGCATGGCGGGACTTATTTGGAAGTCAAAGATCTTGCGCAACTTCTCCACGTCGACGCTTCAACAATCCGACGAGACCTACAGGGACTAACTGCCGAAGGGCTTATAGAGAGACGCCATGGTGGTGCCATTTTACGCCACACCACTGATTCTCATTTTTCACATGCACTATCTAATGAAACCGAGCATCTAGCTGTGGCCAAAGCTGCCTATCGCATGCTAAAAGATGGCGATTCCTTAACTCTTGCCTCTGGCCCAATTTCGACCCTACTTGCTTTGTCACTACTCGATATGCAAGATCTAACTATTATTACCAACGATCTCAACTCAGCAATGACGCTATCCGCTAATCCCACGTTCAAGGTTCATATCCCTGGTGGCGAATTAAGAGAATCTCCCGCACATACAGTTTCTGGCACAAAAGCTGAAGCATTTCTTATCGAACAGCGAACGGCCTGGAGTTTTATCGAAGTCGAAGGCATCCACCCATATTCCGGTTTTACTATATCTGCGACATGGCAGACCGGTATAACTCGCATGCTCTTGCAAGCTGGAAAACGCAAATGCGTTATGGCTGACTCCATGGCATTCGGCCGTCGCTGCGTTGGGTTTGTTTCAGAGACGAACAGTGCCAACCTCATCATGACTGATGAGCTACTAAACGACTATGAACTTCCAGCCTTTGGCGGAAGAGTAATGAGAATCGCGCGTGACCCTCGGGATCT is a window from the Arcanobacterium buesumense genome containing:
- a CDS encoding sugar ABC transporter ATP-binding protein; the protein is MSKAPTTNSFPSQNHSQPFVSAVDVVKRFGGVQALNGVSVDFYPGEVHCIAGENGCGKSTLMKVISGAHAPTAGHIVIDGKSYPHLNPSLAYRLGLDIIYQDFSLLPNLTVAENIALPGYFADRQKTVRRKETLDIGEQALERLGVSLDLYSLVGDLNVAERQLCAVARALAHSARFIAMDEPTTALTWREVDALFASVEKLRDDGVALAFISHKMQEVFSISDRVTIMRNGEVVGQGRPSEYTHATLAETMTGRSQTNIDNASVIDEEAPVALEVRKLGNDPLFEDISFTIRQGEIVGLSGLLGSGRTEIAEAIAGINPAQQGSISVGGKEVKVHTMADAVNAGIGYVPEDRLTQGLFLDQPIGDNVISAHLGKALSKGIISTKKARRIQTDIVRDLRIKLDSLEDPVRSLSGGNAQRVLLAKWLLGEPKVLILNGPTVGVDVGSKFDILSVLRAQSLRGLGVLVISDDVPELVSTCHRALIVRSGRITEELKGESLTEDTIVKAIVQ
- a CDS encoding DeoR/GlpR family DNA-binding transcription regulator, producing the protein MRLSSRQRKILSLLHGGTYLEVKDLAQLLHVDASTIRRDLQGLTAEGLIERRHGGAILRHTTDSHFSHALSNETEHLAVAKAAYRMLKDGDSLTLASGPISTLLALSLLDMQDLTIITNDLNSAMTLSANPTFKVHIPGGELRESPAHTVSGTKAEAFLIEQRTAWSFIEVEGIHPYSGFTISATWQTGITRMLLQAGKRKCVMADSMAFGRRCVGFVSETNSANLIMTDELLNDYELPAFGGRVMRIARDPRDLLA
- a CDS encoding autoinducer 2 ABC transporter substrate-binding protein; translation: MTAASEGDYVNVVKLTGIAWFDRMKTGVEEFAKESGKTAFQTGPDTNSPEKQVSVIQGLIAQKPAVIGIIPSDPEALNTVISQATSAGIKVVTQEAAGLTTPDADIEAFDNFAYGANVMDGLAKCMGNEGKYVQFVGTLTAESHMQWAKGGYDQQQRQYPKMTRLGTEVESNNNADEAYKKTKQLLQANPNLRGFQGGSSEDVIGIGRAIAEAGLQNETCVHGTGVPSQSKKGLEDGSIDEIYFWDPAAAGKAILKAGQLLAEGKTLEPGTDLGVEGYTNLVQSTENPIVFYGDASLSATKETVDNFPF
- a CDS encoding ABC transporter permease, with translation MKKNIHRSTRQKSSFIYKIVANQELLLVFLIIMILGSVIMKVPGFFSVETLFNILRDSMVNVVFALGVFLVLLTGGIDVSFLAIGITSAYLAVLLTPEQGNITLAVIPFVVACVIGCAMGAINAVVVIGTRVSTLIATLATSAVFMGTLFAFGGGVIINNLPEPLEILRTTNIITAPGAVRGTTRLNVLILLVVAIVFIVWAFLRWTIAGRSIFALGGGEEAAQRAAVPVKLVKIMVAVAAGGLAGIAGITFVTLAGTADPTAFTGQELNVIAAVVLGGTAITGGRGSVRGTILGVILISLIRTSLVPLGVPAIWQQTMVGIMLVLGVSLQALSARTKPVRAIIENHSQTDCPEESSVKNFVGEQ